The following are from one region of the Coccinella septempunctata chromosome 7, icCocSept1.1, whole genome shotgun sequence genome:
- the LOC123316301 gene encoding uncharacterized protein LOC123316301, translating into MHSLVIQQASHHFANKEDFVAWRYLSNRNVDYILERAVKTDSAEEYIYCNCNRSNTIGYLSPCSQRNMKKGGSIKISGLCPSRISVGINSSGNIFIASHYIRSFILFQEWRSNISRHMLVIMMNFDLNVSPILSRNCLQTNLLSEE; encoded by the exons ATGCATTCTTTGGTAATCCAACAGGCTAGCCATCATTTTGCAAACAAGGAAGATTTTGTGGCTTGGAGATATCTTTCCAACAGGAATGTAGATTACATTTTAGAACGAGCAGTTAAAACTGATTCTGCTGAAGAATATATTTATTGTAACTGCAATCGTAGTAATACTATAG gATATTTGAGTCCGTGTAGCCAACGAAATATGAAGAAGGGAGGCAGCATTAAGATATCTGGATTATGTCCATCAAGAATTTCTGTTGGAATTAACAGTTCTGGTAACATTTTTATAGCATCACATTACATTCgttcattcattttatttcaggagTGGCGGTCAAATATATCGAGACACATGTTGGTCATAATGATGAACTTCGATCTAAACGTCTCTCCAATACTCAGCAGGAACTGCTTGCAAACAAACTTGTTGTCGGAGGAATGA